AAAAGAAAACGTGTCCCTTTGTTACTGCTGAGGGCTGCCAGGTTTATGAAGACCGGCCCTGGCCCTGCCGCATGTACCCCCTGGACATGGGCGATGATGAAAAATTCTCCATTCTGGCTGATCCATCCGCGTGCCTCGGTCTAAAAGAAGACCGTGAGATGCGGGTCATTGAATGGCTGGAAGAACAAGGGATCATGGACTACCAGCGGACCTATAACTACTTCACCGAGATTACCGGGCATCCCAAACTCAAAGAAATGGAAGTGACCAATCCCCAGATCAAGGACATGATCATCATGGCCACTTATAATCTGGATAAGTTCAGGGCGTTTATCTTTGAGAGCAGCTTCCTTGACATCTTTGATCTGGATGAAAACTCCATCGAACAGCTCCGGGTGGATGACACCGAACTGCTTCGCTTTGGCATGGACTGGATAAAATTCGGGCTTTTTAGCGAACGAACCCTGAAAATCAAACCCGAAATTTTAGAAGCCAGGAAGAAACAAGGCGTCGAGCCAGATTAAGGTCTCCTCCTGTGAATCCTTTTAATCAGGCCCATGGCCTCTTTCAGCCCCTGGAAGGAAAAACCTTTCGCTTTACCTGCCATCCAGAGATCGTCTGCTTCAACCGCTGCTGCGCCGACCTGAACCTGATCCTGACCCCATATGATATCCTCTGTTTGAAAAATAAACTGAGGATGACTTCGAATCAGTTCCTCGAAAAATACGCGGAAACCAAAGTTGAAGACCGCCAGCCGTTTCCCCGCGTAAAGCTTAAGATGTCCGAGAAGGAAGGCCGCCCCTGTCCCTTTGTCTCGCCAGAGGGATGTACGGTTTATGAAGACCGTCCTGGAGCCTGCCGCATCTACCCTCTAGGGCGGGGTTCGGCCCCTGGCGGTCGGGAGATTTTTTTTCTGGTAAAGGAAGACCACTGCCAGGGTTTCAATGAAGAGCGGGAGTGGACCGTGGAGACATGGCAGGCCGACCAGGGCCTCATCAAATACAATGCCATAAACGACCTCTGGATGGAGATTATTACCTCAAGGGCTTCGCTCGGACCACCGGAACATCGCTCAAAAAAGATGCAGATGTTCTTCATGGCCTCCTATAACCTGGACCGGTTCCGGGAGTTCATCTTCCAAAGCCGGTTTTGTGAACGTTTCGTTCTGGATTCCAAGACTATCGAAGCCATCAGAACCGATGACC
The sequence above is drawn from the Deltaproteobacteria bacterium genome and encodes:
- a CDS encoding YkgJ family cysteine cluster protein, which codes for MNKKSKSQTNQVKLGLKDRFRFHCHPGVACFTTCCADINIFLGPYDVLRLKNRLGLSSSEFLEKYTHLLATQNQFIPLVVLRMSDDEKKTCPFVTAEGCQVYEDRPWPCRMYPLDMGDDEKFSILADPSACLGLKEDREMRVIEWLEEQGIMDYQRTYNYFTEITGHPKLKEMEVTNPQIKDMIIMATYNLDKFRAFIFESSFLDIFDLDENSIEQLRVDDTELLRFGMDWIKFGLFSERTLKIKPEILEARKKQGVEPD
- a CDS encoding YkgJ family cysteine cluster protein — encoded protein: MNPFNQAHGLFQPLEGKTFRFTCHPEIVCFNRCCADLNLILTPYDILCLKNKLRMTSNQFLEKYAETKVEDRQPFPRVKLKMSEKEGRPCPFVSPEGCTVYEDRPGACRIYPLGRGSAPGGREIFFLVKEDHCQGFNEEREWTVETWQADQGLIKYNAINDLWMEIITSRASLGPPEHRSKKMQMFFMASYNLDRFREFIFQSRFCERFVLDSKTIEAIRTDDLALLKFGFKWLQFSLFGKQTMYIREEG